The Oncorhynchus nerka isolate Pitt River linkage group LG24, Oner_Uvic_2.0, whole genome shotgun sequence genome has a window encoding:
- the lpxn gene encoding LOW QUALITY PROTEIN: leupaxin (The sequence of the model RefSeq protein was modified relative to this genomic sequence to represent the inferred CDS: inserted 1 base in 1 codon; substituted 1 base at 1 genomic stop codon): protein MDLLNHRRLSLLRDRWIPDVVDGSHYQPNYLFLEELAFNSTGPESSQKKERDTANTYGQVPKVCSVGLHPRKRKEPDSTNVYSELPAPMEAGLLSPRSASRELDSIMDELLLDLEMGVPDTSPSTPPPLVHKSVKKKQIGEKKEMDDTQVKDXSTNSPKTSDLERKASTHRKTDTIDDLLGGLSSDMEKMGVHTTAKGHCASCGKVIVGKMITALGQVWHPEHFVCVVCTAELGTIGFFEREGKAYCEKDYQHLFSPRCSYCKGPILQNILTAMDRTWHPEHFFCSHCGERFGPEGFLEKDGKPYCHRDFYHLFAPKCSGCGEPVKENFLTAANGTWHPNCFVCSDCLKSFNDGCFLELDGXLCSLHFHSRQGTLCGGCGEPISGCCISAMERKFHPDHFVCAFCLRKLSQGVFKEQAGKPYCSACHTKLFV from the exons ATGGACCTGC TGAACCACAGAAGGTTATCtctgttgagagacagatggattCCTGACGTTGTTGACGGAAGTCACTACCAACCAAATT ACCTTTTCCTAGAGGAGTTGGCTTTCAACTCAACTGGTCCAGAGTCGTCtcagaagaaagaaagagatacaGCCAACACATATGGACAG GTCCCAAAGGTGTGTTCTGTTGGTCTCCATCCAAGGAAAAGAAAGGAGCCAGATAGCACCAATGTATACAG tgAGTTACCAGCTCCAATGGAGGCTGGTCTGCTGAGCCCTCGCTCTGCTTCCAGAGAGCTGGATTCCATAATGGATGAATTGCTGCTTGATCTGGAGATGGGG GTGCCAGACACTTCTCCCTCAACCCCACCACCGCTTGTCCATAAGTCAGTCAAGAAGAAACAGATTGGAGAAAAGAAAGAAATGGATGACACACAAGTGAAAGATTAGAGCACAAACAGCCCAAAGACTTCTGATCTGGAGCGCAAGGCGTCAACACACAGAAAAACAGACACCATAGATGACCTTCTGGGAGGCCTGAGCTCTGATATGGAGAAGATGGGTGTACACACCACGGCCAAGGGTCACTGTGCTTCTTGTGGAAAGGTCATTGTGGGAAAG ATGATCACAGCCCTGGGCCAGGTGTGGCACCCAGAacactttgtgtgtgtggtgtgtacggCTGAGCTGGGCACCATTGGCTTCtttgagagggaggggaaggccTACTGTGAGAAAGACTACCAGCATCTCTTTTCACCCCGTTGTAGTTACTGCAAGGGCCCCATTCT TCAAAACATCCTGACAGCGATGGACCGCACCTGGCACCCTGAGCACTTCTTCTGTTCCCACTGTGGGGAGCGCTTTGGGCCTGAAG GTTTTCTGGAGAAGGACGGGAAGCCGTACTGCCACAGAGACTTTTACCATCTCTTTGCTCCAAAGTGCTCTGGCTGCGGAGAGCCTGTGAAAGAGAACTTCCTGACGGCAGCCAACGGCACCTGGCATCCCAACTGCTTCGTCTGCTC ggactgtctgaaGTCCTTCAACGATGGTTGTTTCCTGGAGCTGGATG GGCTGTGCTCTCTGCACTTCCACTCCCGCCAGGGTACACTGTGTGGGGGCTGTGGAGAGCCCATCTCTGGGTGCTGCATCTCGGCTATGGAGCGCAAGTTCCACCCTGACCACTTTGTGTGTGCTTTCTGTCTGAGGAAACTCAGTCAGGGAGTATTCAAGGAGCAGGCAGGGAAACCCTACTGCTCAGCCTGCCACACCAAACTGTTTGTGTGA